In Pseudomonas glycinae, the DNA window GAAGCGGTAATGGTCGACGAGCTGAATGTGCGCCTGCACCGGGGCAAATGATTTCGGTCAGTGCAGGCTGTCTCCGGATCTCGCGCCCAATTGCTCGAGCCAGGCTGCCCTGCACTCCTCGGCTTCATCGCGACTGGCGAATGCAGTGCCGCGCTGCTCACCATTGAGCAATACCACCCAGCAGACACTTTGCCCCATCGCACGCAGACCGGCGGGTACACCGCTGCCGATCATCACCGCGACATCGACTCTGCATTGCATGCTGACCTCCAAAATTCATTAGCAACCTAACTATGAAGGCATGTTAATGATTTGGATCAAGAGGAAACAGCGACGGCGCTGCACAGCTTAATTGCAATTCCGGCAACAATGCCTCAGCGCGGATTCTCCGGTTTGTAGCCCAGACGCAAGCCCCCCCAGTGCCGGCCCTTGACCATGATCGGCACCGACAGGTCGTGCATCAGCTCGCCGGTATCGCGGGTGTAGGTCTGCAACAGCACGGGTTGCTGATGGCTGCCGCAGCGAATCCCGGTACGGTCGGCGAATTTGCGTTTGGTGCGATTGTTGACGGTATCGACCTGCACATCTCCGGTCAGTGGCCGGCTGAATGCCTGATTGTGCGTCGGCACATAACCGTGCTGTGTGCAGGCGATGGCGAACACCAGACCTTCGTGACGCGGCAGTAACGGCTCCTGAATGGCCGGCAGCACCTGATCGGTGTAGCGGTCGAAACGGGTCTGGAACTTGGCCGGCTGGGTGTCCGGAATCGGCTGATACTGTCGGTCGAAGAGGTCTTCAAGGCTGATACGACCTTGCTCGACATCAGCTTCGAACCGCGCGGCAATCTGACTGGCTCCTTCACGGGCGAGGTCGTAGATGCGCTGGTGATAGTCATCCAGCCCGACTTCGGCCAAGCGTTCGCTGATGGTTTCCGCCTGCCCTTCCATCTGTACGGCCGCGTCGGCCAGACGACGAGTCTGCTGGTCGCTGATAGCCAGATCGCTGCGCATCTGCTCGATGGCAGCGAACAGACTGTCGAGCTGTTCGCGATTGGTTTCCGCGCCCCTGGCGATTTCGCCCACCTGGCTTTCGACCCCGGCCGCCAGTCGCGCGATGTTTTCCAGGTGCTGACCGGTGTGCTCAACCTGCTCGACACCCGTGTGTAAATCATCGGAGAGCTGGCGGATCTGCTCCACCACCTGCGCCGTGCGTTGCTGAATGTCGGCGACCATTTCCCCCACTTCACCGGTGGCCGTCGCGGTACGAGCCGCCAGGCCGCGCACTTCGTCCGCCACCACTGCAAATCCACGACCGTGCTCGCCGGCCCGGGCGGCTTCAATTGCGGCGTTCAATGCAAGAAGGTTGGTCTGACTGGCGATGGACTGAATCACCAGCGTCACGCGCTGAATGTCATCGCTGCGCTGACTCAAGGCTTCGATCAGTTCACGGCTGGCATTGGCGCGCTGGCTGAGCTGATGCATACGCGAAATCGAGTCCACCAGTTCGGTGCGCCCCGCCGCGCTGCTGTGATGGGCTTCGCTGGCTGCGCCCAAGGCTTCACGGCTGAGCTGCGAAGTGGCCTGTTCAGTGGCGATCATGACTTCAGCGTTGTTGACGATCTGCGCGGCGGCGTCGAGTTGCGATTGCAACTTGCCGGCCAGCTCCTTGACGGAAAACGCCACGCCAGCGGCTGATAGCGCGTTATGGCTGGTGGTGTAGGAAAGGTCGCGAGTCAGCTCGGACATCGCGCTGCTGCTGTCGACGGGTTGAGCATCGGGGACCGCCCGAGAACGCAGGCGCGGCAGCCAGACGATCAGCACCGCCAGCGGCATGCTGACGTACAAGGGCCATTCGCCCAGGCTCATCCCGGCCAGCAACAGCATCAGGGCGATGCTTTGCAGGGTCGGCGTCAGCCAGCGATTCTTCGGCAAAACAACTGGTGCAGGCAGAGCCGCAACCAGAGATCCATCTCTCGTCATTTCGTTACCCCACGCTTGTTCTCATTGTTGTGGCTGCATTAAACGCCACTACAACGCCATTATCCATGGTCCGTTAGTCGTGGGTCTGTGGCAGGTCAATGGAATGGCAGGGAGACTTTCCGGCAGACGAGAAAAAGCAAAGATCGCAGCCTTTTGCAGTTCCCGATGGAGCTGCAAAAGGCTGCGATCTTTTCGCGACGACCCGTATTGAAGGGGTCGCCTCAGGAATCAGGCCTGACGCTGGTGCTTGTCGATCTGCTCGTGCCGCTCTTGAGCTTCGATGCAGTACTTGGTGGTCGGGCTGATCAGCAGGCGTTTCAGGCCGATAGGCTCGCCGCTGTCGTCGCACCAGCCGAAGCTGTCTTCCTTGATACGCTCAAGGGCCTGCTCGAGTTGCGGCAGCATGCGCTGGTCGCGATCGATCGCGTTTACCAGCCAGGTGCGCTCTTCTTCCACCGATGCGGCGTCCGCCGGGTCAGCCGGGGTGTCCAGGCTTTCGATGGCAATACGGTTCTGCTCAATGCGCTCATGGGTTTCGACTTTCATGTTCTGCAACAGCTCTTGAAAGAAAGCTTGTTGCTCGGCATTCATGTAGTCATCTGCCGGCATGGCCAGCAACTTGTCCTTTGTCATTGATATCTCTATAAAAAACGTGCATTAAGGCGAATTAGGGAGCGTTCCGGCGAACCGTCTGCGTTCATCGGAAAGGCATCGTTTATTGCAAACGCCACCCGGCACTCAATTTACGAAGGGGCGGCAGTCTAAGGCTCGTTTGAGGCCTCAGCAACTGTAAATACCGGGAATTTGTCCGACAAGGCCCGGAAACTGCTCTGACACAGGCTTCACAGCGCTCATCGGAGTGCGTTTATAGCAAGAAATTCAGTCGAGCGGCTGTATATAGAAGACAAACGTCGGACGAGCGGCGCTTTGTCGCAATTCGTTACGGTCATTGACCGCGAAAACAGCCCCCTCGCAAAGACTGACAAATCCCCCTGACCTCAGCTACGTTATGCCCTCCCCGGTTCGACTTGAAGGAACGCGTCATGAAACTGATCGGCATGCTGGACTCCCCTTACGTGCGCCGCGTGGCGATCTCTGCCAAATGTCTGGGGATCGAACTGGAACACGATCCGGTCTCGGTGTTCCGTCACTTCGAGCGCTTCCAGCAGATCAACCCGGTGGTCAAGGCGCCGACCCTGGTGCTCGATGACGGCGAAGTGCTGATCGACTCGACCCTGATCCTCGACTACCTCGAAGTCCTGTCCGGCAAAACCCTGCTGCCCGCCGACCTGTCGCATCGGGTCAAAGCCCTGCGCCTGATCGGCCTGGGTCTTGCCGCCTGCGAAAAAGCCGTGCAGCTCTACTACGAACGCAACCTGCGCCCGGCCGACATTCAATACCAGCCGTGGGTCGAACGCGTCGAAGGTCAACTCGCCGCCGCCTTCACCGCCCTTGAACATGAACTCGAAAAACACCCGCTGCCCACCGACGGCTCTCTCCAGCAGGACGGTATCACCCTGGCCGTCGCCTGGAGCTTCACCGGCCTCGTTGTCCCCGACCAGATTAACGTCGATCGCTTCCCGCGCATCGCCCAATACACCGCGTACGCCGAAAGCACCCAGGCGTTCATCAGCACCCCGATGACCTGACCATGAGCACCACCGAAACCGCCGCCCCGGCCCTCAAAGAAATCTTCAACGCCGAACGCCTGCAACACATCGCCACAGAAATGAGCGCCGTGTACCCGGCGTTCAAGGCCAAGGCGTTTCTCAAGCACGCCAACGACGGCCTCGCCGACCTCTCCGTCATGCAACGCATGGCCCGCGTCAGCGAAAGCCTGCACGCGGTGCTGCCGCTGGATTACGCAGATTCCCTCACTGTCCTGCGCGAACTTGCCCCACGACTGAACAGCGGCTTCGTCAGCATGTGCCTGCCGCACTACGTCGCGAGCTACGGCGCGCACGCGTTCGACACCTCCATGGAAGCCCTGAAGTACTTCACCACCTTCGGTTCCTCCGAATTCGCCATCCGCCACTTCCTGCGCAGCGACCTGGAACGCTCGCTGGAACTGATGCACGACTGGACCCGAGACGAAAACCACCACGTCCGAAGACTCGCCAGCGAAGGCAGCCGCCCTCGCCTGCCGTGGTCATTTCGGCTGGAACCGGTGCAGGCGGATCCGCTGTTGGCTGCCGGGATTCTTGATCGGTTGAAAGCCGATGAGAGTTTGTACGTGCGCAAGTCCGTGGCGAATCATTTAAATGACGTGACGAAAGAGCATCCAGAGTGGGTGCTGGATACAGTTGAGGGGTGGTCGCTGGACAACAAGCACACGGCTTGGATTGCCAAACATGCGCTACGGAGTTTGATCAAACAGGGGAATTCTCGGGCGCTTACGGTTATAGGCGCTGGGGCCAAGGCTGAGGTTGAGTTGCTGGATGTGAAGGTGGAGCCGGCGGTTGTGCGGCTTGGCGAGACGATAACTTTGTCATTTACCGTTCGATCGTTGGTCCCAGTTGAACAGCGGCTGGTGATTGATTATGCGATTGACTATGTGAAGGCGAATGGCGGGACGTCGGCCAAGGTTTTCAAGTTGAAGACGTTGGAGCTGGAGGGGTTTGGGAATGCGGTTGTGGCGCGGCGGCAGGTGATTAAGGATTTCACTACGCGCAAGCACTATGCGGGGGTGCATGCGGTGCATGTGGTGGTTAATGGGGAGCGGTTGGGGAGTACAGCGGTTGACATCGATTTTTGACGGACTGAAAGATTCTCTCTGACGTTGCTCTCGTACGTGGACTAGCCAACAAAAAAATCCAAGGACCTGGCCATGAAGCTTAAACAAATAGTCGATTGCTTTTTTAAATATGCGATTGAACGGAGAAATCCGTACAGCAGCTTCCCCCTTACCACTGAAATCGATGAGTTTGGCGGGCCGTATGTTGAAATTTCCGACTCAGGAAAACTGGCTATCGTTGCGAGATCGCGGTTATGAAGTGTTGAGAAAAGAGACAACATCACCAGAGGAGCTGGCTAAATGGGTGTATGAAATGTTCAACAAGAGATAAAACTTCACACCAATGCGTCATTCCGACTAATCCAACTCGACGCTTTCAACTCTTCGCAACCGATCAAAAATTTACGACTTTACTTTCTGACTGATTTTGACCAAAAGTATCTAAAAACGCTTGGCACCCCTTCACAGCCGGCTTCAGGCGGGAAGGAAGGTCAAACTGTCAAGATTGATCTCGGCGTAAGAACCTATATCCCCCTTGTAAAGCGAGACCCTGGACACGCCCAGCTCGGACTGTAAAAGCTCGACTAACGTTCTTAGCTTTTTGTTTTTAGACATCGACGTCGGACGCACTACCGCTGCCTGTCCGGGTTCGTCATCGTAAATCCTGATCAGAAACATATCCTCTTCGCTCTGTATTTCGTAGTTATAACCACGATACTCATACCCGAGGTCGTGGTCGACGTCATCAAAGCGAGTAGCTTTTATTATCTTCAAAGTGGCATCCAGTATTCGATCACTATAGAAGGATCATTTCAAAAAATAAAAATGGGGACGCATCTATTTATCAAAAGACCCACCCTGTATTTTTCCGACTCACCTCCATTTTCAAGAATTACCAACTGCCATACGGAATGCCGAATTTTTCGATATAACGCTTGGATCTTTCACTGATCGGATAAGCGTAACGCCCTTGGTTCTTACCCTGACTCGGACCTAGCGGTTCGATCTCTGCTTGCGCCCGAGCGACCTTGATCGCCTTATGACACGAGTCTTTAACCCAAGCCTGCACCACCCCGCCGGGCGCCAGCCCCAAGTAAACCGACGCCATAAACCGCGCCTCTCGTTCAGGTGTTTGCGGGCAACGTTTGCTGGTGGATTCCACCATCAATTGTCTGGCGTGTTCTGGAATATCCACCCAGGCTTGCCAGGTTTTCTTTTCAACGATTGACTGCCATCGAACATATATCCGCACGGGAAGATCGGCACCCACCACTCGTTTTCCGCTGCCATCCACGATGGACCAGCCGCGAGCCGACTCGGTGCCGTCCTCAGGTTCACCACCGGCGGCGGAGCCGCCATTGGCCTTGAAGTAGACCTTGCCGGTAACGTCCTGCACAGAACTGTCCTCCACCCAAACCTGCATGTAATCAGGTTCGATGAATGCCAATTCCCACCATTCGGATTTGGGGTCTTTTTTACCTGATAGCGGATCAGCAGACTGGCAGCCAGCCATGAACAACGCGCAAAACAGGGTGACAAGTAATTTCATTACCAGAGCGTCCAGTCAGGTACGTGAGGATGTTGTACGCGAATTGAGTCTGCCGTAGGGGCATTGATGTAGACCGCTCTCATTCCACTGCCGTCTCTGCGGCCAAGGGGATGGTTCCAGTTTGCGGACGTGTGAATGTACTTCAGTTTCAACAGCTTTTCTTCTTGTGGAGTGACGCTGTAGTCGCCTGCCAAGAACCGATCACACAATGCTTGAAGCTCTGAAGGAACAGCCAATTCCGGTGTATCCGGAATATCTTTAAAGCGAACGCCCTTCTCTTTCGCCAACTGGTGCATCAAGCGCAGGTACACCCGGGAGAGCATGCCACTCACCGGACGTTTTAGTTGGACGGCGGCGTACACCCGTTTTAAGCGCGGACTGAGCCGATCTTGTAACGCATTAGGCAAGGGCAACGCAGCTGGCGTGACAATCTCCAGCATTTCCGCAGGCCAACCTTTGGCAAGCAACTGATCCTTCACTATCTCTGCATCACGATAAATCGAGGTTGTCACAACATCAGTATTCTGCGACACGTCCAAGCTTTGCATGGGGCTGACGAGTACATTCTCTTGTGCTTCTTCGAGGTAACCACCCCCAAGGTCGGAATGAACTCCCGGTAAAACGATTTCCAAATGATCGGGCTTGACGCGGCTCAAAGCGAAATTCGCCCGGCATTCATCGCGCGCAGTCAGCTGGACAACATCTGTGAAATAGCGACGATCCAGGTACAACCTGATGCCAGTGGCAACAGGGCTTTTGATGTTGCCCAGATTTGACCATCCGGCAATCGAGGGTACGGTGTCGAACAGACCAATGAAGCCCATGTTGATGCTGCTTTTGTATTGTTCATTGAAAGTAGAACTGAATCCTCTCGCATTACTGCGCATCACATCCCCAAGAGGGCCCTGCTTTCCGCGTGCAATTTCATTGGCAAAATGCCGAGCGGCAGCAGCTCCACGACTGAAACCGAACGTATCGAATGTCAGAGAAGTAATTTCGCTCTCAGGATGGCTAGCCAGTACCCCTTCAATACGCAGTTTGATCTCTGAAAACGAAAGCTGAACACGACCTGCAACCCCCGTCTCACCTCGACCAGTGCCGGCCCCAAGCGTGCTGTCCTCCATGCCTGAGCGAGTACCGATCCCCTCGACATACACCATGCGAAAGGCTTGCTTCTGCGACCCCTCTCCTTCGGCTTTCTGAGGTGCGTAATACAAGTCACTCAGTTTCTGCACATTGCTGGTGTCATTGCCGTAGCTGCTGTCCGGATCTTTCATGAACGGCTGGCAACTCGCATCAATATCTTGAGCCGCAATCGGATGATGAGCACCACACAAAAGCCCGGCCGCAGCATTATTGGCATTATTTCCCGTCCCATCGAAGAACACTCCGATTCGCAGGGCTATGCCAATTTTTTCACGTGCCGATGCCGGTTCCTTCCCGTGTTTCTCATATTCAGCCCAACGCTGGGCATGAATGTCGACGGGGTCGGTTCCTTTGTTGCGATAGTTTTTAGGCGGGTTGGGAATGTAGCCACTCAATCCTTGATTCCTCGTTCTGATCCTTGAGAACGGGCCGAAGGGTGACAGTCGATGTTGGGTGGCGCAAGCCGTGGCCCAGTGCCAGCGCCTGGCTTCATGCGGAGAAGAACGGCTCCTCTTCTCACTGCAGAATTGGGTTTATGCCTTGAGATACAAGTAGTCCAGCACCTAACTCACAGCCAACCTCACAACAAGCGCTGGTGCGCACTAGCCACGCAAGTCACGCACCAGGCCTATCTGAACAGTTACCACTGGCCGCTTACGAGACAGCCGACGATTTCCCAACCGCTGTATTCCCACCAGGAATATCGATCATCGGAGCAGCTTCTGGCCAGACTGGCCATATGGATTTCGCCCGCTGTTTGTTGGGTACCGAAAGGCGTGCCAATAGAAGCTGTTACTTGATTGACAGTTTGAGGAGCCTTGAGGGTGGTCGGATGTACGGAAGCATTCGCAACGGTGGCGGTGAAAGCGAGCGTTGCGGATACGGCCAGAGCAGTGATGGACTTTTTCATTTTCGAATCCTTTCAGTTATCTGACATGCGGCTTGTGCATTGGCCTGACCTGCCTTAATCAATAATCTGAACAGATCGGGCACTCGCAAAAAGCCTACCACCGTGCTACCGGCTGCACAGTCGCTCAACTGTGCTATTGACAAGCTGATGGAGTGAGGGAAGGGATCTTTTCGAACGCTCAAGACTCGGGCAACGCGCCGGGTTCTTTTCCTGTCTATCACCCTGCGTGCAGTGGTGGCGCCACGCCCCGAATGATAAGGTTCAGCCTCAAAATCACGGACGACACCTCGTGCACAAACAATGTCTGGCAGCAGCAGTAACCTTCACCATCAGTTTTTCCGCTCTTGCCTCTCCCGTACCGCAGGAAGAACTCGAAGAGTGCCAACGAATAGAAAACTCGGCCAAACAGGTCATGAAAACCAGGCAGCAAGGCGTGCCTATGGCTTCGGTGTGGGAATTGGCCGAAGCGGCAGGTAAGCAGAACGAGTATGTGGGTGAAGTGTTCAAGTCGCTGATCCGCGAGGCGTACGAGATTCCTCAATACTCAAGCGAGAGCTTGCAGCAGAAAGCGATCAGCGATTTCCATTCCAATTTCTACAAGGCTTGCATCGTGACGGCGGAAAAGAGAGCAAACGCAAACGGCTGAGCTCAACGAACAAAAAAGAGAGCAGATTCAGGTAATGAATCTGCTCCCTTTTACTGAAGGACTCCTGATTCAGGGCCAGGGAGCTCCATCACCTTCGCGGGCATTAAAAGCCGCCCCCTCAATGTGATAAACCTGCGGCTCCTCCGAAAAATGCCCCTCCAACTTCAGCATAAAGATCCTGTGATCTTCACCCGCCTCAAAATCCATATGAGCCTCCAGCGACTCCCACCGCACGATCAAATTGAACCGCTCCGGCGTTTCAATTCCCTGCGCAAGCATGTGCCCGCCGTACCCGTTCGCGCGGCGGAGCAAAGGCGCAACCTCGGCAAATGCACGCCGGAACTCATCAACACGTTCTGCGTGAACAGGCAGCAAAGCGATCTCGTAAATCATGACGCATCCCCCACAGAATCCACACGAAGCGCCGGCACGACCGCAATCGCAATCTTCCCTTGAAGACCGTTATTGGGACTTTCCAGCCGAGCATGGGCCAGCGCAATCTCCGCAAGCGAATACACCGCGCCAACATGTGGCCGCAGTTGACCGCGTTCCACCAGGGCACTCAATTCATCGAGCTTGCCGCGGTTCTGGCGGGTGAAAACGAAGTGATAGCTCGCGTTCTTGCCCCACGCCTGAACGAGGTTTTGTGGCCGGGCGATGTCGACGATCGAGACCACGCGGCCAAGTTGCGCGAGTGCGTCGGGGCTGCGCGACAGGGTGTCGCCGCCGATGGTGTCGAACACTACGTCCACTCCGAGGCCATGGGTTTCTCGCAGGATGGCGTCGACGTAGTCTTCCTTTTCGTAGTCGATGATCACATCGGCGCCCATGCGGCGGACGAACTCGGCATTTGCTTCACGCGCGGTCGTGAACACTTTGGCGCCCATCGCTTTGGCGAGCTGGATGGCGACGTGTCCGACGCCGCCTGCGCCGCCATGGATCAAGATGCTCTCCCCTACTCTGAGCGCTGCCCGCACGATCAAGGCTTCCCATGCTGTCCCGCCCACCAGGCTCAAGCTGGCAGCTTCGAGGTGGCTCAGTGAGGAAGGCTTTTTGCCGATGATGCTGGCGGACGCCACGTGGTACTCGGCATAGCTGCCGGGGCCGTCGAAGATTTGCGGCGTGTACCAGACTTCGTCGCCCGGCGCGAAAGCCGTCACGCCGGGGCCAACCGCCTCGACTACGCCGGAGACGTCATGTCCGGTGATGGCCGGCAGTTGCACCAGATCCTGATAGTCGCCGCGTCGGACTTGATAATCCAATGGATTGATCGAGGTGGCGTGTACCCGGACCAGCACTTGTCCCGTTTCCGGCACAGGCTTGGGCACGTCGCAGAGTGTGAACGATTCCGGGTTGCCAAATGATTCAAGCAGCATCGCTTTCATGGTGAATCCTCGTATCGACAATAAGGGATATCGAGATATCTCGATATCATGCGATAAATTTTTTTACAGCTCTTTCCCTATGACCTCGGCCAAGGCGCTGATGTTGGCTTCATTGCGCTTGTAGTAGGTCCACTGACCGATGCGCCTGACTTCAACCAGGCCCACACGCTGCAGCGTTGCAAGATAACCGGACACCGTTGACTGCGAGAGTCCGATGCCCTCTTGAATACTGCTCACACACACGCCCACCGTGTGAACGTCGCCCTCGTCCTGCGGGGGAAAGTTCTTTACGGGGTCCTTCAAGCCTTTCAGGATTTCAAGCCGTACCGGGTTTGAGAGTGCTTTGAATACTTCGATCAGGTCCATGCGGCGAGGATATCGAGATTATTCGATATGTCAATACGCTGTTTGACCAACGGAATGCATCTCGCCTGCCGAGAGCTCGGCAACGCTCGTCAAACCGCCAGAACGCAGCAAGGTACCTGGTAAAGAATGTGCTCGGTGGTACTGCCCAACCATTTGCTCAAGCCCCGGTTGCGAACTCTTCCCATCACGATGACATCGACATGCTGCTCGTCGGCGAACTCGCTCAGCACAGTGACTGGCCGGCCTTCAACGAAGTGGCGCTGACTGGAGGCCACACCGAACTGCCCGGCCAGTCGAAGAAACGATTTTTGCAGGTCCTCGCGCAGTGACCGAGTCAGCTCGGCCAGGGGTAATCCCCCCATGTCCGCCAGGTACGCGGCGGAAATATCGCAGGCATAGAGCAAGTGCAACTCGGCGTCGCACTGAATGGCCAGGGCACTGGCCTGCCGGATGATCTGCTCGTTCAACGAGTTGTCGGCGGACTCGATATCCGACACCTCGACCGCCGCCAGCACTTTACGAGGCAATACATAGCCGCTTCCGCCCACCAGATACACAGGGACCGGACAATCGCGCAGCAATTGCCAGTCCAGCGGCGTGTAAAACGCGCGCCTGAGGGCCGACACCTGTTCGATTTCCTTGATCAGCAGATCGGGCCCATACGCTTTGACATGATCAAGGATGCGCTGCTCCACATCAGCGGCCCATTCCACTTCGGTGGTCACCTCGATCCGCCTGCCGCGCAGATTGACCGCCCGGGCTTCCAGCGTCTGCCGGTGTTCCTCAAGAAATGCTTCGCGTGCCTGTGACCGGTTGCCTGTTTCCAGCAGCGACAAACCGTCGAGCGAGGGAATCAGCGCCAATATGTGCAAGCGCGCGCCACTGGCCTTGGCCAGCGCCGCGGCATGGTTGATCGCAGCGGACTCGCGCAGGAGCGGATTGATGATCAGCAACAACCGTTGATACTGGCTCATAGAGACCTCTCGTCAGATCCAGGACTTTGCACTTCGGTTCGAACGACCGGCCCCACCGCCAGGATGCTGCCGGGTACCGAATACAGCGCCCGCTCGGTATTGCTACCCATCAACCGGTCAATACCTGCGCGGTGCATCGTGCCCATCACGACCACATCCGCCAGGTATTGCTCGACAAACTCGCTGATGACCGGCACTGGCAGCCCCATCACAAAATGGCGTCGCTCGGGCGGGATCCCGTAGCGATCGGCGAGGTTGATGAAAGCCTGGTGCAGGGACTGCCGCAGCTCCTCGACAAAATCCACTCCCCATCCGGTACCGACCAGCGGCGCGTCGCCATTGAAGGCCGGTGACAGGTCATAGGCGTAGAGCAGGTGCATGGGCGCGTCACATTGCGTGGCCAGCGCGTTGGCGGTCTGAATGATGGTGTCATTCAGACCGCTGATCTGGGTCTCGGGATCGAACGGATCCACGGCCGCCACGATCCGATGCGGCAGGCTGTAACGGACCTCGTTGACCAGATGCACGGGCACCGGACATTCGCGCAGCAAATGGCAATCCAGCGGCGTTATGAAAACCCGCTTCAGGAGGGGTTCGAGCGTCACATCCTTGATCAGCAAATCAGGTTTGAGGTCTGCGACAGCCCGCAGGATATCCAGCAGCGCGTGGGTGGTGAACACCACCTCCACCGTGACCTTTAGTCCCTGTTCCGAGAGTTGCTCAAGCTGATCGGCTACCCAGCGACGGTGGTGGCGCAGATAGCGCTGATAGCCGACCTCGTCGATTTTGTCCTCCCACAGGCGAACCACGGGTGCCGGTTCAGCGAAGACCCGAACGTCCAGCGCCGCCCCGCTCGCCTTGGCCAGCGCCACCGCGCGCAGCATGGCGGGCGTCTGATGCAGGGTCTGGTCGGCGACCAGCAGCAAACGTTGATATTGCCCCATCACACACCTCCGCAAGACAACCGCAGGCTTTGAGACTGAGCCTGCGTCACTGGCACGCAGTTGATTTACATCAACTTCGGACCATTCAACATCGCCGGTCTCTGACCCAGATCAGATTCCTGCCCATTGAGCAGCGTAGAAAGAAAGCGACTGCAGGGCGCTGTGTCCCGCACCTGTCTTTAAAACCGCAAGGAGGG includes these proteins:
- a CDS encoding universal stress protein, translating into MSQYQRLLLIINPLLRESAAINHAAALAKASGARLHILALIPSLDGLSLLETGNRSQAREAFLEEHRQTLEARAVNLRGRRIEVTTEVEWAADVEQRILDHVKAYGPDLLIKEIEQVSALRRAFYTPLDWQLLRDCPVPVYLVGGSGYVLPRKVLAAVEVSDIESADNSLNEQIIRQASALAIQCDAELHLLYACDISAAYLADMGGLPLAELTRSLREDLQKSFLRLAGQFGVASSQRHFVEGRPVTVLSEFADEQHVDVIVMGRVRNRGLSKWLGSTTEHILYQVPCCVLAV
- a CDS encoding universal stress protein; the encoded protein is MGQYQRLLLVADQTLHQTPAMLRAVALAKASGAALDVRVFAEPAPVVRLWEDKIDEVGYQRYLRHHRRWVADQLEQLSEQGLKVTVEVVFTTHALLDILRAVADLKPDLLIKDVTLEPLLKRVFITPLDCHLLRECPVPVHLVNEVRYSLPHRIVAAVDPFDPETQISGLNDTIIQTANALATQCDAPMHLLYAYDLSPAFNGDAPLVGTGWGVDFVEELRQSLHQAFINLADRYGIPPERRHFVMGLPVPVISEFVEQYLADVVVMGTMHRAGIDRLMGSNTERALYSVPGSILAVGPVVRTEVQSPGSDERSL